The following nucleotide sequence is from Diospyros lotus cultivar Yz01 chromosome 3, ASM1463336v1, whole genome shotgun sequence.
CCAAAACCACTCTTTTTAGACAATGGTGGATCCACTCCACGCCTCCACCATACCCACCTCCAACTTCCAGAATGTTCTCAAGAACAGGAACCCCCCTCCTTCCCAAACGAAGAaaggacatatatatatatatatattatattatgacaaagaaaagaaaagaaaaggtttcCCCAGAAAATATCTacaaattttttagattaaaatttCCTGGAATTGTGTATATTTATTTGCAGGCCCCGTCATGCTTGCCCCAATGCTTCTGCGTCCATGTGTCAAGCACCACGCCAAGGCTCCGGCCACTGCCATCAACTTCCTTCCTCGAAGGGAAAGCGTTTTCGCTTGTCTTATTTCTACCAATTCATTAATCAGCAGCGGTCGAATCCATGCAGCTCTGATTTCTTGTGAATTCTTGGCGAAACCCGCAAAGACGCAGGCGGCACAAGCAGAGTGTTGAGAATGGACAGTTTGTACCCAGTGAAGGAGGAGTATCCCGGAGCGAGTTCGTCGGAATTGGGGGAGCAGCCATTAATGCCGCCGCCGCAACCGATGGAGGGGCTTCACGACGTGGGTCCGCCGCCTTTTCTGAGCAAGACGTTTGAGATGGTGGATGATCCAGCGTGCGATCGGATAGTTTCTTGGAGCAGAGGCGGCTACAGCTTTGTTGTGGGGGATCCTCACGCTTTCTCCACCAATCTCCTCCCCAGATACTTCAAACACAATAACTTTTCCAGCTTTGTCAGGCAGCTCAACACTTACGTAAGTAATATCGAAAAGAATTCCCTATATTGTAGGCTTTTAATCTGGTTTTACttcaatatgaaaataaaaaccccaaaaaaaaaaaaaaaaaaaaaatcttcctaATGGGTGAGTATTCAAGTGAAGAATTAGCGATTGTTGTGTGAATTCTTGGTACGTTGGGTGTTAAGAGGAACTGTGAGAATTTTCTCAGTTCCCtgagaatgaaaattttgattgactgtttgttgatttattttcagCATCGATGATCTTCATCTGGGTTCTTGGTGTCTAACTTCTCAGTTTCAAGACGCACTTCGAAATGGTCACCTTCTAGCTACTACCCTTTAATATGGATGGATGAATTATCTGGAGCTTCTTAATATTGGTCTCACTTTCAGAGACCTTTAAATCTCTTCCCCCATCGATTTTGTTTCGTCTttaaaagaacaagaagaagaaacgcAAGAATTCTTTCTGAACATGGCTCTTTGCTCAATTTTTATCGGATGTAAAAGCGAGAATTATAATCCTTTCTCAACTTAGTCTAGCAAGTTAGTGTGTTCCAGAGCTTATTAACTCATGGAGTTTGACTCGAAATGAGGAACTGGGTAATGCAGGGCTTCAGGAAGATCGATCCAGACAGATGGGAATTTGCCAATGAAGCATTCTTGAGGGGTCAGAAGCATCTCCTGAGAAACATCAGAAGAAGAAAGACACCTtcccagcagcagcagcagcagcagcagcttccTTCCCAACAAGCCATAGGCCCATGTGTCGAAGTAGGAAGATTCGGCTTAGACGGCGAAGTACATCGCCTGAGGCGTGACAAGCACGTGCTAATGATGGAGCTGGTGAAACtgaggcagcagcagcagaacACCAGGGCTCACCTCCAAGCCATGGAGGTGAGGCTCCAAGGAACAGAGAGGAAGCAGCAACAGATGACGAGTTTTCTGGCCCGAGCCATGCAAAACCCGGCATTTATCCAGCAAGTAGCCCAgcagaaagagaaaagaaaggagcTGGAAGAAGCCATTAGCAAGAAGAGACGGCGGCGGATCGATCATGGCCCCGGCGGCTGCTGGGGAGAGTCGAGCTGGGCCCGGGGAGGGGACGAGTTGAGTCCCATTAAAGCTGAGCCTCTGGAATTCGAAGATCTTTATGGGTTCCAGGTGACGGAGCTGGAGGCGCTGGCCATGGAAATACAGGGATTTGGGAGGGCAGGAAGGGagcttgaagaagaagaagaagaagtggaggAATTGGAGAGTGCAGATAGGGAAATTGACGAGGGATTCTGGGAagaactattgaatgagaaattcgaggaagaggaggaggaggaagaagaagacttgAATGTGTTGGCAAATCAGTTTGGTCACTTGGATTCAagttccaaataaaattaattaatgtgggCATCAATCGGGGGATTCGATCAAATGCATGCCATTTGATTTTCTGCTCGGTAGTAGTGTTATCTGTTGATTAATGTCTGGTTTTGTGTAGTTTAGGTGCTCAGGCGAAGGGGAAGAAGACAATCAGACTTGGCTAATCCTAATCCCAATCCACTCGGTTACTGGCAATCACGCCCACGTATGCTAGTTTTCAAGTACCTTATCTGTCCCGAATGTTTCTTTTACCGTTGTCTAGTAGTAACTTTCTTCTGATTTTTCTGGGTGTTTATTTCACAGGAATAACCAACAAAAAGCCTCTGTAACCATGGAAAATAtgtcttggggggggggggctttgTTCTTTCTAACTCTGTAATCCTTTTCCATTTTTGCTGTTACTGCTTCTGCACATCATTGTCTTTgcctctcatctctctctctctctctctctctctctctctctctcagactCGAAGACAATTGCATTGCTTCGCCAGATATACGATTTGATTGCTCCCAAAGGTTACTTGCGATGATTCATACCCACTCATTCACGCTTAATTTTCCTTgtttctggaaattaaattcaCTTTTGGCCTCCATTAATGTAGATTGCCCAGCAGCTGTCGAAAAGGAGATTGTCTGGCTTGACTTGATCATCGCCTTCCTAAAACTTCAGTTAAGTGACCCTCTTCCAATGGTTGGATTTTTCATCATGAACTGCCCTGTTCTTTTATTGTTTGATTAATTGAGACACAGACGCAGGCAAATAGTGGGCAATGAATTTGGTGGTGCAACATCTATACCGTGTAAGATATTCTCAGATGCAGCAGCAAGGTCGAATTGAAACTAAAACAACACAGATGCACAGATAGAACATCCCTCCTTGTAATTCTCTTTGCTCCTGTATAATCAACTCTTGATTGTTGTTTGGTGATAGGCACATGTGAATGGTGAATGGACTCAATTAATTTTGTCCTAATaattttttggttaaaatttactaTCCTTTAATTTGAAGCTTACAATTTAAGACTCTTATtcttataatcttattttttattgagaATATCTTTTGACATTATTTTTtgactaaaattatatttatatatctgaaaaataaaataaccacAATGAcccaattaatcttaaataattatacacagttctatttttataaatcaattaaaaattaaaatatcaagttTACCTTTAAGCAAATGAAAGTagctttcattgatgatttggggggggggggggggaaataaagaaaaaagtgagaaaatgtGATCATTgatcttaattaattagtttttaaacttaaacaaaactttaatttactttcaaagaaatgaaaaaaaaaatcaatcaattcatacaaaatttaaatcatttttgaaacacaaaaataaaataatttttaatttatctttgatCACAGAAacaaaaacttttaaaattagaagtaCAAAATcaaccaataaaaaatatttagacgTAAACACAAAGTATAGTAAATATGTAATAACAACTGcccatttttaaataaaatgcattTAATTCATCTTAACAATTGCCTAGCAttacccaattttttttaaaaaaaaaatcttataatcATATCCTctatttttatacttattttaacattaactaaaattaattgaaatccATTTACATGCCCATTTGCCCGATTTCGTTTGTTTAGGTGTCGTTTATGAGTCTCTTGTTTTTGAGTTAAAACAATAATAGTAAATCGGATAAAAAAGCTGTCCGACTCTCGATTGGGTTCGATtccaataattaattagggTCGAAGTTGACAAACTTTTTGGACCCATCATGGTTTAGCTCGACGCATATGTTATGATCTATCGTAAAGTATGAGACTTATCTCATATTAGAAGTTTTTATCTTTgatcacaaaaacaaaaacttttaaaattaaaagtacaaaatcaaccaataaaaaatatttagacatAAACACAAAGTATAGTAAATATGTAGTAACAACTGcccatttttaaataaaatgcattTAATTCATCTTAACAATTGCCTAGCAttacccaattttttttttaaaaaaaatcttataatcATATCctctatttttaaactttttttaacattaactaaaattaattgaaatccATTTACATGCCCATTTGACCGATTTCATTTGTTTAGGTATCATTTATGGGTCTCCTGTTTTTGAGTTAAAACAATAACAATGAATTAGATAAAAAAGTCGTCCGGCTCTTGATTGAGTTCGATtccaataattaattagggTCAGAGTTGACAAACTTTTTGAACCCGTCATGGTTTAGTTCAACCTATATGTTATGGTCTACTGTAAGGTATGAGACTTGTCCCATATTAGAATCTCAAGATTCTAGTGTGGGGTTTATAATTTCTTGGGCATCCTTCCCTTAATAAGCtaacttttgagggtgagttctattTGAGGGTTGTAACAGTGGTATTAGAACCAGTCTCATGGCTCCCAGTGCAAGCGAGCGACGACAGAGGTGACATCAGCATTACAGTGTTTGCCCGAGACTAGCAGTGGCTAGTGCACAGCTTACTGTCATAGGCACCGGACTGCAGAGCGTGGTGATATATTATGGTCTACTGTAAGGTATGAGACTTGTCCCATATTGGAAGTTCAGCcttggtgtggggtttataatctCTTAAGTACCTTCCCCTTAACAGCTAGGTTTTGATGGTGAGTTTTACTCGAAGATTGTAACACTATATACTTTCTCGTTTTCTTGATAAATAAagattagaataagtaattaagCGGTTCGTTCTctaaaaatcaaacattaagaaatgaaaattgtTCTGGGAGCTGGAcctatatataatatgatactTATTATGTGGGTTAATTAtaccaataatcactcaattttGCATTCTGTTACTGTTtgatcactgaactttaaaatgttatatgTTAGTTACTGATATTTTAAAACTATTACTGtttagtcattaaattttaaaatattatttattagtcattaatattttaaaattatttttcactcaTCACTCGTTAGTAATTGAACTTTAAGTTCAAGAGTGACAgatgagaaataattttgaaatattagtaactAACACGTAACATTTTAAACTTCAGTgactaaataataacaattttaaaatatcagtaACTAATAAATAACACGTCAAAGTTCAGTTATCAAACAGTAACAAAATGtaaagttgagtgattattgatgtaattaacTCCTCATTATGTATATAGAGAgattactttaattatttaattttttttaacttgataAAAGACAATTTTGGCTTACCAATGATATAACATATTGTCTTTTAACCTAACAGCTAGGatcaacatatattaattacacAATTTTAATCCCAACGTTCAGAAAATTTATTGGTAAACgctttatattattttctgtGAAGCTAAATTCTTAGTGAGTAGTGCCAACCAAATGAGTAAATTTGCACCTAAACCccattgatttatttaattcgcATAAGATCATTTAAAGTGcttagaaaacatttttgaaggctttttgtatttctttttcttgctcaGATATTcctttattagtttaatttctttttaaataggGTGACATCCGAGTGTTAAGAAGTAAATTATATagacatttcaaaaatatttaattataaaaaatatgggtgcaattagttaaattaaaatGTGAATACAAGTGGTACAGTGATAAAATCTGTAGTTCTCCTGGTTGTACCTAGATCTATGTATCCTGAGTTTTATAACTCAggcctgtttgattggccacattttcataaaaaatgactattttttacttaaattctaacttttgtggtgtttgattgtctaattttttagataaattaaattCTCACTTAAAAGTCATGTGACCCTCttttcttggaaaatgaattcttaGGGGAGGGAAGAAAAATTGTTTTCTAGGCTAGAACCATCGATTTGCAACACGATGTTAGCCCTCATTGCTCGGTAGCTGATGTATTTCTACCTCTCCTCCATGAACCGTCGTGCCGCCACCGAGTCCAACATCAACTCCTCCTTGTCATCAATGCAGTCGCCGACTTGCCCGTTGCACACCGAGACGTCGCAAGCACGCAGAGAGTCCACGTCGAAACACGCCATGGTGATGAAGGCTGCAATGCCATAGTCGGAGTCATCAGCGCAAAACACAGTCACCATTCCAAAGTAAACGAGAAGGAGGATGAGCAAGAATCTAGCTCAGAAAACCATTTTGGGAGATCCAGATAAGTGGGTTTGGGAGggagggaagagagagaagaagtgGGTTTGGGAGAAGAAATAGGTTAGGGAGAAGAACTGGGTTTGGGAGAGAagggggagaaagagagagatgggtagCGAAGATGGCAACGTCAGGCCACCCCCCTGCCCTTCGCTCTTGACCTTGTTTTCGCtgatctcactctctctcaccgtCTTGGCCTCGCCTTTGATCTAGCTCTCGCTACTGCTTCTCTGACTGTGTATGTACATGTATTCTGTGTATATGGATAAAACAAGAAGTCAGTGGGATGTTGATGAAACTTGATGACATGACAGGCTTTGAGCACTGTAATGAGGTCAGGTGTGCTCCAATATGAAGTAGGAGCTCCCTCAATGGCTTCGGTGGTGGCTCCCATGATTTTGGATAAGTGGTGATGGCTTCTTTTGTTGCTATATGTTGACGAttatttgtgtttgtttttgaTTTATAAAAGTTGCTTCGATGATTAGTAGTGGGGATGAATTCCAAAATTCTTTGTGATGCTCTATTCCTCTAAAATAGAGCAATGGCTACTGCAACCAACAATGGCGGCGGTGATGAGTGCTGCAATCGACAATGGCGCGACAATGGGCGTTGCAACCGGCGATGGGTGCTGCAACTTGCtaggtgtgtgtatgtatggTAGTGATGGGATCAGCAACCTATTTGCTGGGATCTGCAACCGGTTAGGGAGAAGAAGtggttttttgaatattttgtatagtatatttgatttatttgtaggtaatttttaagtaaaaaattaaactaatcaaagcattcaattgatatttttcttagaatttaattctaagtaATTTAataccttaaattttttttttttttcattcaaattttacCTTGCAATCAAACCAACCcttatttcttttcaaaaaaaactctaaattaATGCATTTGTCACACCTGTCTTTCTCTCCTTATTCTGTCATTGTAATCATCACATCCCCGTACACCCATCTCTAGCCACTGATAATGTATCTTTGCTCATAATATAAAGCTTCATGGATAGCTACACGAGGGGGGGAATTATTGGGCAGTGGATCCAGAGCCTTGAAGAGAGACCATCAGCTTATTGTCTCTTCTCCCATCCGCTCTGACTTGCGCATGGTgggcttgagagagagagagagagagagggagatgctGCAAATTTGGAGAGATTTCTGTAATATTTTGTTGCAGAGTTCCCTCAGAGACAGATAGAGACtgcaaattaagaaaattttctgaaattttctttcAGGCTAATTTGTTCTCTTCTGCACTACTTGTTGTTTTCTCTTTAAAAGGGCTCAAGTGGTTTGTTGCAAGAGATAAAAAAttgttctctttctctctgtgtTGTCTTGTTCTAGATTATTAGCTAATTAGCTAGCGATTCACATGCATGTGcaggaaaaataattaatgtttgtttgtttgttgtagTAGTAGTGAGATGTCTAAAGCAATTACTATCTGTGAGGAATTAGCTAGTACTCGTTCTTCTTCTGGTACTAGATTCCAGGATTTTGGCGCCTTAAATCCAATGGTTTCTTCCAGCTCCACCATCTCTCCTAATAAGCTGCAGCCACagaagatcaagaagaagagaaacctACCTGGACACCCAGGTGATCAGTTTCATCCTTAATTTGTTTTTACTCAAAATCCGAAAATATTggtaactttatatatatatatatgtaattctCATTCCACAAAACAACAATTAAAGCACTTATTTGTAAAGTCAGGAAAATGAATTCTAAGTATTGGGTCATTATCTCTGTCGTTTAATTAGCTAGAGATAATAATTCATGATCACCTTAATTAGCTAGTGCTGAGCtacaaatatatgtatgtatatgtatgatGATGACGCAGACCCAGATGCAGAAGTGATTGCATTATCCCCAAAGAGCCTTCTGGCGACCACCAGATACGTGTGTGAGATCTGCAACAAGGGCTTCCAGAGAGAACAGAACCTTGAGCTTCACAAGAGAGGCCACAACCTTCCATGGAAGCTCAAGCAAAGAAGAGGCAGCGGCAGCAAAGAGACTAATGGTAAGAATAATAGTAGCGGGAAGAGAGCGTACGTTTGTCCAGAGCCCACTTGCGTTCACCACCACCCTTCGAGGGCCCTCGGTGACCTCACCGGAATCAAGAAACACTTCTCCAGAAAACACGGCGAGAAGAAATGGAAGTGTGACAAATGCTCCAAGATCTATGCCGTCCTCTCCGATTGGAAGGCTCACTCCAAAGCCTGTGGTTCCAGGAAGTACACATGCCGCTGTGGAACCCTCTTCTTTAGGTTACGAAACCGTGAACCCGTTTGAAGTTtgatttttggttgtttaattaATGCATCGATTAGTATATATTGATGACGCCAGGTATAAGGGGGCTATGACTTATGAGCGCCTCCTTTGCAATAATCACGTTTCAAAATATCTAATTGTATAGTTTAGCCAAATACGTGAGTTTATTcaaatgttttatatatatgaagtcTCATCCTATGGGCCTATTATGTATACATCTAATTGTAACTGCAGGAAGGATAGCTTCATCACTCACAAAGCATTCTGTGAAGCCTTAGCTGAAGAAAGCGCCAGGCTCTCATCAGCAGCAAACCAACAGCAACCCATCAGCTTCCATCTCCAcccctctcctcctcctcccctcTTCCAACCACTTGCACTTCAAGttcaaaaccctaaccctacCACCGACCACCGCCACAACCCATTCCTCATCATGAAGCCTGAAACCTTATTAACGCCGCCAAGCACCATCCACGGCAACCCTGTCGCCGAGCACGGCGGGGCATGCAGCGCCACCTTGTCA
It contains:
- the LOC127797072 gene encoding heat stress transcription factor A-6b-like, which encodes MDSLYPVKEEYPGASSSELGEQPLMPPPQPMEGLHDVGPPPFLSKTFEMVDDPACDRIVSWSRGGYSFVVGDPHAFSTNLLPRYFKHNNFSSFVRQLNTYGFRKIDPDRWEFANEAFLRGQKHLLRNIRRRKTPSQQQQQQQQLPSQQAIGPCVEVGRFGLDGEVHRLRRDKHVLMMELVKLRQQQQNTRAHLQAMEVRLQGTERKQQQMTSFLARAMQNPAFIQQVAQQKEKRKELEEAISKKRRRRIDHGPGGCWGESSWARGGDELSPIKAEPLEFEDLYGFQVTELEALAMEIQGFGRAGRELEEEEEEVEELESADREIDEGFWEELLNEKFEEEEEEEEEDLNVLANQFGHLDSSSK
- the LOC127796947 gene encoding protein indeterminate-domain 12-like — protein: MATATNNGGGDECCNRQWRDNGRCNRRWVLQLASSTISPNKLQPQKIKKKRNLPGHPDPDAEVIALSPKSLLATTRYVCEICNKGFQREQNLELHKRGHNLPWKLKQRRGSGSKETNGKNNSSGKRAYVCPEPTCVHHHPSRALGDLTGIKKHFSRKHGEKKWKCDKCSKIYAVLSDWKAHSKACGSRKYTCRCGTLFFRKDSFITHKAFCEALAEESARLSSAANQQQPISFHLHPSPPPPLFQPLALQVQNPNPTTDHRHNPFLIMKPETLLTPPSTIHGNPVAEHGGACSATLSSAHLSATAATVGAQPVGHVGSTMPTVMGMGAGAGVLPEYRLGLTRDLLGLTREECGNNKVRGRNALSFTGR